The sequence GCGCGGACTCTCCGCGACCATTGCCGATGCCGAGCGAATCAAGACGTTATACGGCACCGTCATCACCGGCGGATCGGACTCGCGTGAGCTGATGTCTGTGCCGACAGCCGGTGACGAGCAGGATCTGCCGCAGATCGTCTCCCGCGCCACCATCGCCAACATCGTCAAGCACCGTGCCGAGGAAGTCTTCGAAATGGTTCGGGACAAGCTGAAGGATTCGCCCTTCGCCGCAGAACCCAACGGCCGCGTCGTGCTCTCGGGCGGCGCCTCGCAGCTGACTGGCCTGGTCGAGCTCGGCACCCAGATTCTCGGCCGGCCCGTGCGGGTCGGACGTCCGCTCGGCTTCGGCCGGCTGCCCAACGAGGCGAAGAACGCCGCGTTCGCGGTGCCGGCCGGACTTCTCGTCTACCCGCAATATGTTCACCTCGAACATGTCGAACCGCGGCATACGCGGCAGCAGGTCAGGACAGGGACCGGCGGTTATTTCGGAAAGGTCGGACGATGGCTACGCGAGGGCTTCTGATGACTGCTTTCCGCAATTATCGATTTTCACCAACTCCCGCGGCCACCGGCCGGGGCGAACCCACGCGCGCGTGACGAGAGGCAGCAACCATGACCATCAGCATCAACGTTCCTGATATTCACGAACTGAAGCCCCGGATCACCGTGTTCGGCGTCGGCGGTGCCGGCGGCAACGCCGTCAACAACATGATCACGGCGGGCCTGCAGGGTGTCGACTTCGTGGTCGCCAACACCGACGCGCAGGCGCTGACGATGTCGAAGGCGCAGCGCATCGTGCAGATGGGCACGGCGGTCACGCAGGGCCTCGGCGCCGGTTCGCAGCCGAACGTCGGCGCTGCGGCGGCGGAAGAGGTGATCGACGAGCTGCGCGACCATCTCTCCGGCGCCAACATGGTGTTCGTCACCGCCGGCATGGGCGGCGGCACCGGCACGGGCGCTGCGCCCGTCATCGCCAAGACCGCGCGCGACATGGGCATCCTCACCGTCGGCGTCGTCACCAAGCCCTTCCACTTCGAAGGCGGCCGCCGCATGCGCACCGCCGAAGCCGGCATCAACGAGCTTCATAAGGTGGTGGACACGCTCCTGATCATTCCGAACCAGAACCTGTTCCGGGTCGCGAATGAGAAGACCACCTTCGCCGACGCCTTCGCGATGGCCGACCAGGTGCTCTACTCGGGCGTTGCCTGCATCACCGACCTGATGGTCAAGGAAGGCCTCATCAACCTCGACTTCGCCGACGTCCGCGCCGTCATGCGTGAGATGGGCAAGGCGATGATGGGCACCGGCGAAGCCTCCGGCGACAAGCGCGCGCTGACCGCTGCCGAAGCTGCGATCGCCAATCCGCTGATCGACGACAGCTCGATGAAGGGCGCCAAGGGCCTCCTCATCTCGATCACCGGCGGCAAGGATCTCACTTTGTTCGAGGTCGACGAGGCTGCGACGCGCATCCGCGAGGAAGTCGACCAGGACGCCAACATCATCGTCGGCGCGACCTTCGACGAAGCGCTCGACGGCCTGATCCGCGTCTCGGTCGTTGCCACCGGCATCGAGCAGGCCGCGATCGCCCGCAACAGCCAGGCGACCTCCGCGCCCGTCGCGAACGCGGCTCCGCAGGTGCAGCAGGCTGCCCCGCCCGCCGCCGTTGCCGAGAGCCGTCTCGCCGACCTGACCGCCCGGCTCCGTGCCGACAATCAGCGCCTCGCTGAGCGTGCCCAGAAGCTGGAAGCGCAGGCTCCGGGGGCTGCGCCTGCTCCGGCCGCTGCCGCGCCGCGTCCCAACGTCGAGCGCGCCGCGCTCGCCGCCATCGCCGCCGCCGTCGCGGACGTCCCGCAGCCGCCCGCGCCGACGCAGACCTATGGCGACGTCACGGTGCGTCCGATCGCGCAGAAGCCGACGCTGTTCCCGGAGCCCGACATGGCCCCGGTCGCGATGCAGGAGCCGATGACGCCCGAAAATTTCATCCCGCCGCAGGCCGAGCGTCCGCCGGTCCGCACGCCGCGGATGCCGCGCATCGACGAACTGCCGATGCCGGCGCAGGCCGAGATTCGTCAGGCCCGCGGCGAGGTCGAGGAGGAGGCCCCGCAGAAGAGCCGCCTGTCGCTGCTCCAGCGCCTCGCCAATGTCGGCCTTGGCCGCCGTGACGAGGAAAGCGAGCCGCCCGTGGCCGCCCGCACTGCCGGCCCAGCAATGTCGCCGCTGCCCGAGCGCCGCCCCCAGAAGACCGTGGCGCAGCAGATCGCAGCTAACGAGCCGGTATCGGAGTACGCCCGTCGTCCCGCGCCCCAGGGCCTGGACATGCATGGCCGCCCCGCGCCTGTTGCTCCGGCGCCACAGGGAGACGACCATCTTGATATCCCCGCCTTCTTGCGGCGGCAGGCGACCTGAGGATTGTTACAATCAGGCTGACGAAAAAAGGTCCCGGCAACAGCGTGCCGGGACCTTTCCTTTTGTCCCGTGCATGTCCGGATTGCACAGCCAAGCAACTGATTTTAAATCATTAATTACACATTCGGTGGTTCAGTAAAACTACCGGTACCCCCTCCAAACCGCGGCGTAATTTGGTTAAGCCTTGGCGCGAATACGGCGGGTTTGGGGTAACAATCGGTAAAAAAGCGTGAGTTGGCGCTGTTTGAGGCAGTGACTATGGTTTGGCGTGACTTGGGGATACGGATTCGCGGGGACGTCGGCACTGGCCGGCGAGGCGGGTCTAGTATAAGTCGCGATGATCGTAGTGGGGCGGGTTCCTGATGAAATTTAGCCGGCAAACAACGCTTCGTGCGCAAGCCTCGGTGGCAGGCGTAGGCGTTCATTCCGGTCTTCCCGTCACTCTCACGCTCGGGCCTGCGCCTGTCGACGCGGGTTTTGTTTTTGTCCGCACCGGGCTCGAGGGAAGCGACCGCGAAGTTCAGGCCACCGCCGAGCAGGTGATCGCGACCGACTTCGCCACCGTTCTCGGTGATCGCAACGGTCCGCTGGTCTCCACCGCCGAGCATGTGCTTGCTGCACTGCGGGGCATGGGCGTGGATAACGCCACGATCGAGATCGACGGGCCGGAAGTGCCGATCATGGACGGCAGCGCCGCAGCCTTCATTGCGGCGATCGACCAGGCCGGCATCATCACCCAATCGGCTCAGCGCCGCTTCATTCAGATTTTGAAGCCGATCTCAGTCAAGATCGGCGACTCCTTCGGCGAGATCAGACCCTATGCCAACGGGTTCCGGGCCGAAGTCGAGATCGACTTCACCAATCCCGTCATCGGCCAGCAGAGCTACGCTTTCGACCTCAGCCCGGAACGTTTCCGCCGCGAAGTCGGCCGGGCCCGGACTTTCGGCCTGATGGGCGATGTCGCGCGGCTCTGGAGCGCGGGCTATGCCCTCGGCGCCTCCTTCGACAACACCGTCGTGTTCGACGACGAGCGGCTGCTCAACACCGAAGGCCTGCGCTACGCCGACGAATGTGCCCGCCACAAGGTGCTGGACGTGATCGGCGATCTCGCGCTGGCCGGCCTGCCGCTGCTTGGCGCGTATCGCTCGGTACGTGGCGGCCACAAGCTCAACCACGCTGTCCTGACCGCGCTGCTGGCCGATCGTACCGCCTGGCGCGTGGTTGAGGGCGAAGTGGCCCGCCGCACCACGCGTCCGGTCGGCGAAGTCGGTGGCAGCATCGTCGGCGGCCGGATCGCCGCGGCCTACGGGCCGGACGTGTCCTGACAGAGCTGTTGTCGCAGGTGCGGTTGCGACCACCCCCGGGAAACTCCTGGTAACCATGATCGGTTAGGATTGCGGCGTGTTCGCCTTAATCCGGGCGAAATGCCTGCCTATCCGGTTCATTAACGATCCTTTTTCGGATCAATCGGCGTGGTTGGCATGGCAGGCACCACGGTTACATTTCGCGCCTGTGACGGGGGTCATGGGCTGGCGAGCACCGCATCACAGGGCGTCAAGGCAAAACTCATGTCGGCACAGCGTATGACGCGCGGATATCTCTCGGTCGGAGCCGCTCGACTGGCTCAGGCCGCTACCCTCTTCATGCTCGCGCTGCCACTGGCGGGTTGCGGCACCGGCTCGCTGTGGGACAAGTTCACCGCCAAGGACGACACCTTCGTCGAGGAGCCCGCGGACAAGATCTACAATGAGGGCCTGTACCTCATGAACGAGAAGAAGGACATGAAGGCGGCGAACAAGAAGTTCGAAGAGGTCGATCGCCAGCATCCTTATTCCGACTGGGCCCGCAAATCGCTGCTGATGTCGGCCTACGCGTCCTACCAGGGCGGCGACTATGACGGCTGCATCGGCGCGGCCACCCGCTACGTCACGCTGCATCCTGGCAGCCCGGACGCGGCCTATGCGCAATATCTGATCGCAGCTTCCCATTACGACCAGATCCCGGACGTCAGCCGCGACCAGGCCCGCACCGAGAAGGCGATCGCGGCGCTGGAAGAGGTGGTGCGCAAATATCCGAACTCGGAATACGCCACGTCGGCGAAAGCCAAGATCGAGGGTGCCCGCGACCAGCTCGCCGGCAAGGAAATGAATACCGGCCGCTACTACGCGCAGAAGCGCGACTACACGGCGGCGATCAACCGCTACAAGACCGTCGTCACGCAGTACCAGACCACCCGCCATGTCGAGGAGGCGCTGTTCCGTCTGACCGAGGCCTATATGGCGATCGGCATCGTCGGCGAGGCGCAGACCGCGGCGGCCGTGCTTGGGCACAATTTTCCTGACAGCCGCTGGTACAAGGACGCCTATAATCTTGTAAAATCCGGCGGTCTCGAGCCGAGCGAGAATCAGGGGTCCTGGATCAGCCGGACCTTCAAGAAGATGGGTCTCGGCTAGGAAATTTGGTTCCATGCTGGCGCGTCTGTCGATCCGTGACATCGTCCTGATCGAACGGCTCGATATCGAATTCGCCACCGGCCTTGCGGTTTTGACCGGCGAGACCGGTGCGGGCAAATCCATCCTGCTCGATGCCTTTGCACTGGCGCTCGGCGGCCGCGGCGACGCCGGCCTCGTGCGCCACGGCGCGGAGCAGGGGCAGGTCACTGCCGTGTTCGATATCCCCAAGAATCACCCCGCGGCCAAGATCCTGGCCGAGAACGGCCTCGACGACACCGGTGAGATGATTCTCCGCCGCGTGCAGCTTGCCGACGGCCGCACACGGGCCTTCATCAACGACCAGTCGATCAGCGTGCAGACGCTGAAGGCGGTCGGTGCCGCCCTGGTCGAGATCCACGGCCAGCACGACGAGCGCGCGCTGGTCGATGCCGCCACCCACCGCCGCCTGCTTGATGCCTTTGCCGGGCTCGAAAAGGACGTCGCCGCCGTCGAAGCGCTCTGGGAGGCCCGCCGCACCGCCAACACCACGCTGGAGGAGCATCGCGCCGCCATGGAGCGCGCCGCGCGCGAGGCGGATTACCTGCGCCATGCCTCCGACGAGCTGAAGCAGCTCGCGCCCAAGGACGGCGAGGAGACCACGCTCGCCCATCGCCGCACCACCATGATGCAGGGCGAGAAGATCGCATCCGATCTGCGCGAGGCGCAGGAGGCGGTCGGCGGCAATCATTCGCCGGTCGCGGCCTTGTCGGCTGCGGTGCGCCGGCTGGAGCGCCGCGGCGTCAATTCGCCGGCTCTGGTCGAGCCCGCGGTGAAGGCGATCGACGCCGCCATCAACGCGCTTGAGGAGGCCGACCAGCACCTCCAGGCCGCGCTCGCCGCAACCGATTTCGATCCCGCCGAGCTCGAACGTATCGAGGAGCGGCTGTTCGCATTGCGCGCCGCCTCGCGCAAATATTCGACGCCCGTCGACGGGCTCGCGGCGCTCGCCGCCAAATATGCCGCCGACGTCGTGCTGATCGATGCCGGCGCCTCGCGGTTGAAGAAGCTGGAGCAGGCCGCGATCGAGGCCGATAGCCGTTATGCGGCGGCCGCCAAGAAGCTGTCGCTGGCGCGGCAGAAGTCGGCCGAGAAGCTCAACAAGGCGGTCAATGCGGAGCTTGCCCCGCTCAAGCTCGAACGCGCAAAGTTCATGACCCAGGTCGAGACCGACGAGGCCGCACCGGGGCCGCAAGGTTTCGACCGCGTCGAGTTCTGGGTGCAGACCAATCCCGGCACCAAGCCGGGGCCGTTGATGAAGGTCGCCTCCGGCGGCGAGCTTTCGCGATTCCTGCTCGCGCTCAAGGTCGTGCTGTCCGATCGCGGCTCGGCGCCGACGCTCGTCTTCGACGAGATCGACACCGGTGTCGGCGGTGCGGTCGCCGACGCCATCGGCGGGCGCCTGGCGCGGCTTGCCGGCAAGGTCCAGGTGATGGCCGTGACTCACGCCCCGCAGGTCGCCGCCCGCGCCGACCAGCACCTCCTGATCTCCAAGGACGCCCTCGACAAGGGCAAGCGCGTCGCCACCCGCGTCAACGCACTCGCTGCCGACCACCGCCGCGAGGAGATCGCGCGCATGCTGGCGGGCGCCGAGATCACGGCCGAGGCGAGGGCCGCCGCGGAACGGCTGCTCAAGGCGGCAACGGCTTAGGCTCGTGTCCCGGACGCGCGCAGCGGGAGCCGGGAGAATGCCTGCCGCGACATGGGGCCCCAGCTCAGCAGCGCATCGCAGAAGAGGCGCTCGTCCGGGGCACGAGATTTCCACAAGCCTTTACCCCTCCGCCCGCTCCGTCGTATCCAAGCGCCATGGCAAGAGCAGCAAAATCGAAACCGCTTCGCGACGTCGCCGAGCTCACCAAGGCGCAGGCCAAGGTCGAGCATATGCGGTTGTCGCTAGAGATCGAGGGACACAACGAGCGCTACTATCAGGAGGACGCGCCCACCGTCACGGACGCCGAATACGACGCTCTGCGTCAGCGTCTCAACGCG comes from Bradyrhizobium sp. CCGE-LA001 and encodes:
- the ftsZ gene encoding cell division protein FtsZ — encoded protein: MTISINVPDIHELKPRITVFGVGGAGGNAVNNMITAGLQGVDFVVANTDAQALTMSKAQRIVQMGTAVTQGLGAGSQPNVGAAAAEEVIDELRDHLSGANMVFVTAGMGGGTGTGAAPVIAKTARDMGILTVGVVTKPFHFEGGRRMRTAEAGINELHKVVDTLLIIPNQNLFRVANEKTTFADAFAMADQVLYSGVACITDLMVKEGLINLDFADVRAVMREMGKAMMGTGEASGDKRALTAAEAAIANPLIDDSSMKGAKGLLISITGGKDLTLFEVDEAATRIREEVDQDANIIVGATFDEALDGLIRVSVVATGIEQAAIARNSQATSAPVANAAPQVQQAAPPAAVAESRLADLTARLRADNQRLAERAQKLEAQAPGAAPAPAAAAPRPNVERAALAAIAAAVADVPQPPAPTQTYGDVTVRPIAQKPTLFPEPDMAPVAMQEPMTPENFIPPQAERPPVRTPRMPRIDELPMPAQAEIRQARGEVEEEAPQKSRLSLLQRLANVGLGRRDEESEPPVAARTAGPAMSPLPERRPQKTVAQQIAANEPVSEYARRPAPQGLDMHGRPAPVAPAPQGDDHLDIPAFLRRQAT
- the lpxC gene encoding UDP-3-O-acyl-N-acetylglucosamine deacetylase, producing the protein MKFSRQTTLRAQASVAGVGVHSGLPVTLTLGPAPVDAGFVFVRTGLEGSDREVQATAEQVIATDFATVLGDRNGPLVSTAEHVLAALRGMGVDNATIEIDGPEVPIMDGSAAAFIAAIDQAGIITQSAQRRFIQILKPISVKIGDSFGEIRPYANGFRAEVEIDFTNPVIGQQSYAFDLSPERFRREVGRARTFGLMGDVARLWSAGYALGASFDNTVVFDDERLLNTEGLRYADECARHKVLDVIGDLALAGLPLLGAYRSVRGGHKLNHAVLTALLADRTAWRVVEGEVARRTTRPVGEVGGSIVGGRIAAAYGPDVS
- a CDS encoding outer membrane protein assembly factor BamD → MSAQRMTRGYLSVGAARLAQAATLFMLALPLAGCGTGSLWDKFTAKDDTFVEEPADKIYNEGLYLMNEKKDMKAANKKFEEVDRQHPYSDWARKSLLMSAYASYQGGDYDGCIGAATRYVTLHPGSPDAAYAQYLIAASHYDQIPDVSRDQARTEKAIAALEEVVRKYPNSEYATSAKAKIEGARDQLAGKEMNTGRYYAQKRDYTAAINRYKTVVTQYQTTRHVEEALFRLTEAYMAIGIVGEAQTAAAVLGHNFPDSRWYKDAYNLVKSGGLEPSENQGSWISRTFKKMGLG
- the recN gene encoding DNA repair protein RecN; the encoded protein is MLARLSIRDIVLIERLDIEFATGLAVLTGETGAGKSILLDAFALALGGRGDAGLVRHGAEQGQVTAVFDIPKNHPAAKILAENGLDDTGEMILRRVQLADGRTRAFINDQSISVQTLKAVGAALVEIHGQHDERALVDAATHRRLLDAFAGLEKDVAAVEALWEARRTANTTLEEHRAAMERAAREADYLRHASDELKQLAPKDGEETTLAHRRTTMMQGEKIASDLREAQEAVGGNHSPVAALSAAVRRLERRGVNSPALVEPAVKAIDAAINALEEADQHLQAALAATDFDPAELERIEERLFALRAASRKYSTPVDGLAALAAKYAADVVLIDAGASRLKKLEQAAIEADSRYAAAAKKLSLARQKSAEKLNKAVNAELAPLKLERAKFMTQVETDEAAPGPQGFDRVEFWVQTNPGTKPGPLMKVASGGELSRFLLALKVVLSDRGSAPTLVFDEIDTGVGGAVADAIGGRLARLAGKVQVMAVTHAPQVAARADQHLLISKDALDKGKRVATRVNALAADHRREEIARMLAGAEITAEARAAAERLLKAATA